DNA sequence from the Arthrobacter crystallopoietes genome:
GTGCGCTTCGACGCAAGCGAATCACACCAAGCCCTCATGCAGATGGCGACGCACCCTTCGGCCGCGGCTGTACGCAAGCTGAATCTCACCGGACTCAAGGGTCAGGAGGGGTCCCTGCTTACCGCCAAGGAGATTCTGTCCTTTGTTGGCGTAAGTGATCCGTCCCTGATGGAATGTTCTACGATGAATGCGCGGCTGAAGCGTGCTGGCGTAGCGGGAACGCGCGACGTTGAAACGAGGATGCTCTCCACCAGGTCCACTATCCGGATCCACGATGTTTACCCGGTTCGCGAAGTGCTCTCTCGTTACGCAGACCAGGTGGAAGCTGGCAAGGACCGCGCACCCAGAGTGCAGCTGCGCACGACTGCGCAGCTTGCGCGCAAGGTCCGAGTGACTGCGGAGGGTGCAGCCAACTGGGCGGTCGACACCACTGCGCCGATCGCCGGGGCCGCGACCGATGCTCCTCTCGACCCGTATGTCCTCGGCGCCTGGCTAGGCGATGGCAACACTAACGGGCCGGCCATGACTTGCTTCGACCCAGAGATAGTCACCGAGATGACTGCAGCCGGTTATGTGCTTCGCCCGCACAAGGCTCCTGGCCGCTACGGGATTATTGGCGCCGTCGAGAAATTCCGGGCGTTGCGACTGCTCAATAACAAGCACATCCCCGCCATCTATCTCCGGGCTTCCTTCGAACAGCGGCTGTCTCTGCTGCAAGGACTCATGGACACCGACGGCACCATCGATCAGAACGGTGCCTGTGAGATCAGCCTCTGCCATGAGCGCCTCGCTAACGATGCGCTTGAGCTCATTCGGTCGTTGGGCATCAAAGCGTCGATGACCTCCGGCCCTGCCGGCTACTTGAAGAATGGCGTCCGTACCATGACCTCCACCAGGTACCGCATTCACTACACTACGTCGCTGCCTGTGTTCCGCCTGTCGCGTAAGGCTGAACGGATCCCGGCGACAACCCGGCCGACACAGGATCTTCTTTACATCGAGTCCGTGGAGCCAGCCGTGTCGGAAAAGGTTCGCTGCCTGAAAGTAGAGGCGGCTGACGGAATGTACCTCACCCACGGGTTCATTCCTACCCACAACTCGCTGCTTACCCGCACATTGTTCGGCTGGCACTGCCTGGAGCGCGTCGCACCGTCCGGCCGTCCCGGCTTCCCCGGGCGCAACAACACGCTCATCGCGTTCGAGTCCAAGGGCGACGGCGTCGCCAAGTACCGGGCCTGGGCGCACAGCATGGGCGACCGCACCCTCGTCATCGACGTCGCCGACCCGAACACCCCGGGCATCGACCTGTTCGCCGTTCCCGGCAGCAACGAAGAGAAGGCGCTCTTCTTCACCAACGCGATGACCTACACGTTCGGCAAGGACGCCATCGGCTACCGCTCGGCCACCACCCTGAAGGCGGTGCTCAACGCGGCGCTGGCCGTCAACGACGAACTCATCGAGTCCATCGAAGGCCGCAACCCGGCGGTCATCCGCACCGGCATGTCCCCGATGTACTACGCCTACCTGCTGCTCGCCGGCCGCTCCGACAAAGTCGGCGTCGAACTCGCCGAAGGCATCAAGGCGCGCGCGGTGAAGCTGCGCGAACGAGGCAACCCCGACCCGGTGATCGATGCCGGCTGGGCCGCCATCGCGTTCCTCTACGACGGCACCACACCGTCGAAACGCGCCGGCCTGACCGAAGCCCCGTTCTCCAAGATCGAAGACCTGCTCGCACTCGAACAGTGGTGGTCGCCGTCCCGCCGCAAGGTCACCTGGGACCAGATCATCGATGGCCACAAGTCCGTCGTCATCAACACCGGCACGTCAGCGACCGGCGCCGTCCTGGACGACTCCGTCAACCACGCCATCTCATCGCTGCTGATGTTCTCGCTGCAGAACGCGCTCAAGCGCCTGACGTCCGGCTGGCTCGAACAGCAGCGGTACGTGACCATCTTCGCCGACGAACTTTCGCTGCTCTCCGGCTCCAGCCCCGAGGTGATCGGATGGATCCGCGACCAGGGCCGTTCCTATGGCATCCGCGCCATCCTCGCGACGCAGCGGCCCGAGCAGCTGGGCCCGCAGCTGCGCTCCAACTTCCTCACCTACGCGACACTGATCTCGTTCTCCCAGACCGACGTCGGCACCGCCCAGGAGATCGCCGCCAACCTCGGCGGCCACGGCGAATGGACCCAGGAAGACATCCAGTTCCTTGAACCGTTCCACGTCGTCATCCGCTCCGAAGTCGACCAGAAGCGGCAGTCCGCGTTCATCGTGAAGCTGCCCAACTTCGAAGCTAACATGGCCTCCTACCCGGCGGCCCAGGGATACACGGAGGCGGCAGCCTGATGACCACCATTGCCCTCGACGGGCGCAAAGTTTCCGCGGTCGCACCGTTCCGCCGCAAGCCCGAAGGCGTGCTGCACGCCGAGATGATTCCTTCGGCCTGCCCGGATCCGGCACTAGCGATGGACTCACGCCGCGACCCGTACTGGGACCGGCTCTGGGCACCCGGGTCGCAGGCCGTCTGGACAACCGCAGCGATGGCGAAGCAGCGCATCGCCGACGGCGCCGCCGCCCTGCGCAAGGAAATGCAGCTGACCTCGCACGAAGCCCTGGAGAAAACCCTGCACGGCTACAACTGGAAGGAGAAGCTCGCCTGCTGGGCCGTGCTCGATTCCTGGCGCACCGTCACTGCCGAGCAGATGGCCGCGATCACCGGGCGAAGCTACCTCGCCGACGAGAACGGCTCCACCGTGGCGGCATCCTTCGCGCTGGGCCTGATGGACATCGGCGCGTTCCCGAATCCGCTGGCCACCCGTACCGCCCAGCGTGCAGCCGTGTACCGGCCCGGCAACTCCGAGGCGTTCGACGTCATCGCCCAGCACCTGACCTGGCCCGAACGGCTGTCCGTCACCGGCGGCCAGGAATGGTCTGCCCGCGGCCTGCACGACAGGCACAATGTGCTGTCCACCGAGCTGTGCCTGCGCGCCGCCGAATACCTGCCGCTGGGCGCGGTGCTCGGAGAAAAGTTCGCGACCACCGAGCTGCTCGCCGGCTCCGGCCTGGGCAAAGAACTCAAGGGCACCTTCAACCGGCGGGCCGACGGCGTCCTCGTCCGTGAAGACGGACTGCGCATCGCCATCGAACTCACCGCCTCGACAGGGCCGGCGTTCAAGAACAAGGTCCGCAAGTGGGCGGAGCTGATGACGCAGCGGCCGCTGGAAACCTCCGGCCTGACCGTCCTGTTCGTCGCCGCCCCGCACCCTGACCGCACCGCCGGAGGAAAAGATCCGCGCGCCGGCATCTACCGCACCCTGGCCGAAGTGCTGCGCTCCTTCCCCGGCACAGGCGAAGACTCCCCCGCTGCCCGCATCGGCGTCGCCAACTGGGAGGAATGGTTCCCCGGCCGGCACCTGATGAGCGAAGCATTCTTCACCCTGAAGGCCGACTTCGCCCTCAACGACGCCAAGGGCCCGGACAAGTGGGCCTCCCGCGAACTGCTTGGCGACTACCCGTTCACGCCCTGGGAAACCTTCGACGCAACCGCGGTCATTGAGAACGCGCCGCTGCTCGCGGCAACCCCGCACTGGATGCGGACCGGCGACCACACCGGGCTCATCGGCTCACCATCCTCCCGCGCCGGATCCCGGCTCGTGCACAAGGACCCGGCCCGGCCGGAAAAGACGAAGGGCCGGGCACTCGGCGAAGCGGTCGGCGCCGCCGGCAAGGCCAAGCTGCCGGACCGGCTGCGCATCGAGGGCTGACCGGCTTTCTCTTGACCTTCCCAAGCGCCCACGTACGGCGGTCACGGTCTGGGCACGCAGCCAAGTGCCGCTCGGGCAAAGGTACCGCCGCATATTAGGCCGACAGGTCGGCGAGCAATTCCTTGACGCGTTGGTCGAGCTGGTCCCTGATGATTAGTACATCCTGCAGGGTACGGCCTTCGGGGTCCTCGATTTTCCAGTCTTCGTATCGTTTCCCGTTAGATGGAGCAGGCATCGCCGCAACCCATGATCACCACGACGTCTGCGGCACGGACGACGACGTCAGCGGTTTGGGAAACTCGTGCTCCATATTGATGCCAAGGTCGTTCATGACGGCGGCGGCGTTTGGCAGGAGATGTTCGGCGGGCGTGGAGCCGGCCGAACTGACGTTGAAGGCTTCTCCGGCGTGATGTTGGGGCAACTAAGGCCTGAACTGAATGTGCGGCGTAGGCCCTGGTGATCAAATATAACGACAGACTTGATCAGGCCGGCACAATGACGAGTCTGGGGAGCGGCTGGATTCGTGGAGTTTCGCGACTGTTTCGCGGAGCTCCAACAGGTCGCTTATCTGACGATCGAGTTCTTTCAGCCGCTCGGTCAGGAGGGTCTCGACGTGGGCGCAGGGTGAACGCCCTTCATCGCGGAGATGAAGAATTTCAGCGATTTGGGCCAGAGATAATCCCGCGCTCTGGCCCCTGCGGACGAAATCGAGCCTCGAAACCATATCGTCAGAATATTCGCGGTATCCATTCGGGCTCCGGCGAGGCTGCGGAATCAGGCCGGCAGACTCGTAAAACCGCAGTGTTTTCGCCGTTGTCCCGGCGGCAGCGGCCAGTTCGCCAATCCTCACTAACGGTCCTCCGGTCCTTTTCGTTCTTGACCTTCCATCGTACTGGAAGGTTCATGCTGGGGTGGAGGCTGTTCGAAAGGAGCTATCCAATGGAAACGAATTACGAGTTTGACCTGGCCGTGGTGGGTTCCGGCGGGGCGGCGATGGCCGCTGCAATCACTGCCCGGCAGGCGGGCAAGACAGTGGTGCTGATCGAGCGCGGCACCGTGGGCGGCACCTGTGTAAACGTAGGGTGCGTACCGTCCAAAACACTGCTGGCCGCAGCGGGCACGCGCCATGCAGCACTAACCAACCCTTTCCCGGGAGTGCCGACTTCGGCCCAGAAAGCGGATCTGGGCTCACTTGTCAGCCAGAAGGACAAGCTGATCGACCAGCTCCGTGGAGCGAAATATGCCGATGTCGCCAAGGCCTATGGATTCGAAATCCGCAGCGGCGAAGCGTCCTTCTCGGATGCCGAGACCCTTGCGGTCGATGGTAAGGCCGTCTCGGCGCGCTCCTTCATCATTGCAGCCGGCGCGGAACCGGCAGCGCCAAACGTCGCCGGACTCACGGACTTGGATTACCTGACCTCCACCACTGCCATGGAGCTGATCCGGCTGCCAAGGTCTATGGCCATTATCGGCGGAGGCTACGTAGGCGTCGAGCAGGCACAGCTCTTCGCGCACCTGGGAACCAAAGTGACGATCATCGGGCGGATAGCGCCCTCCGCGGAGCCGGAAATGGTCGCCGTCCTGCGCTCGGTGATGGAGCAGGACGGAATCACCATGCTCGAGGAGCATGCAGTCTCCGTCACCTTGAAGGACGGCCGGACGACGGTCTCCACTGCTTCAGGTCGGAACGCCAGCGCGGAAAAACTGCTGGTAGCCACCGGCAGGACCGCCCGAACAAATGGCCTGAACCTGCCGGCAGCAGGGGTCGCCACGGATGAACGGGGATTCATCCTGGTCGATGACAGCCAGCGGACCACCAATCCTCGGGTTTTTGCTGCCGGAGACATTACCGGGGCACCGCAATACGTCTATGTGGCTGCAGCGACCGGAAAGGCGGCAGCCACCAATGCGCTACGGGACAATCTCCGTGTCCCCGCGGGCAGGGTCGATTACGCCGGTTTGCCGGCAGTCATATTCTCCTGCCCCCAACTCGCCACTGCCGGACTGACCGAGGCCGAAGGCCTCGCCGCGGGCTACCGGTGCGAGTGCCGGGTGATGAGCTTCGAGGACGTGCCGCGCGCTCTCGTCAATCAGGACACCCGGGGTGCCATCAAAATGGTCGCCGAGCTTGGCACCGGGAAAGTTATCGGCGTGAGCGCCATCGGAGACCATGCCGGGGAAATCATGCTCCCGGCCACCTACGCGATCAAGGCCGGCATGACCACCCGGCAAATCGCGGATACCTGGGCACCGTACCTGACCATGTCGGAGAGTCTGCGCCTGGTAGCGGGCATCTTTCACAACGAAATGCCAACCTCCTGCTGTGCCTGATACCGCTGCCAAACAACCTTGTCCCCGGCTGAGGAAAATGCCTGCGGGATCTGCTCATATTCGACGATCTGGTCACCGTCAGGCGTTGGCCGCAGTGGACCGAAAGAAGTGGGGCCAGCGACCATGATCCTATTCCAAGCAACCGCATGAAGTCCCGGACCTCGTTCACGTCATTGATGCGGCAGCAACCGTATCGCCGTCTGTGGATTGCGCGGACCGTTTCGCAGTGGGGGGATGCGTTCAACACGGTCGCGCTGGCCTTGCTGGTGTATTCGCTCACCGGTACGGGCCTGGGGGTTTCCGGGGTGGTGATTGCGGAGATCATTCCGGTGTTGTTGCTGGCTTCTTTTGCAGGTCCTTTGGTGGATCGGTTTCCGCGGGTGACAGTGATGATGGCTGCGGACCTTGTGCGGGCTGCTCTCGCATTTTCGCTGCCGTTCATGGCTGGAAGCGTTTTTGCCGTGTACGCTGTGGCTTTCGGTCTGTCTGCCGGCGCAGTGTTCTTTAATCCGGCGTCACAGTCGGTCCTTCCCTCCCTGGTCCGGGAACGGGACCTTGTCGCGGCCAACAGCGGGCTATGGACCGCAGCGGTAGTTTCGCAGATTGTGCTCGCTCCGCTGGCCGGCGTCGTGGTTGCCGCATTCGGCTACGACTGGGCGTTCTGGATCAACGGGGCCAGTTACCTTGCCTCTGCCGCTGTGTTGTTGCGCTTGAATGTCCCTGCCGGCATAGCTCCGGCAGGGCGTTCCTCGTGGTATAGGGAGGCAAGGGAAGGTTTATCAGTCCTTACCGGGCACCGGCTGTTGCGGGCGCTGGCCGGAGCACAGTTCCTCGGCGCGCTCTCAGCGGGAGCCACCGGGGCCCTGCTGGTTGTCCTGGCCCGGGAACATTTGCAGTTGGGCGAGGCGGACTATGGCCTTTTGCTCGGTGCCATTGGGGTTGGTGCTGCGATCGGCCCGCTCATCCTTTCCCGGCTCACGGACAACCCCCGGCAGGCAGGGTTTGTGCTGGGTCCTTTCGTACTGCGCGGAATAGTCGACGCAGCACTCGCAACGGCCGCCGGCCTTGTCCCGGCGATCGCAGCGCTGGTCGCGTACGGACTCGGGACCTCTACCGGAGCAGTCACCTTCAATTCCCTCCTGCAGGCCGAAACCCCTGAACGGCTGCGTGGACGGATATTCGCGACCTTCGACATGCTGTGGCAGTCCGGCCGTCTCATCTCACTCCTTGCCGGCGGCCTCATCGCCGACATCTTCGGCATCCGCGCCGTTTTCTACATTGGTGCCGTGCTGTTGTTTGCAGCAGCCTGGGCAGGCTGGCACGGCCTCAGAAAGGACCGCGCCAACAGGCAGTAGGCCGTCGCTCCGTCGTACCTCCAACAGCAGTTCGCATCCGACTGCCATGCGCCGCTCAGCTCCACGAATCGGCGGCCGCGTATCGGGTAGAGGTACCGCCGTAAGTCAGGCTGGCAGGCCGGCGAACAATTCCTTGACCCGGCGGTCGAGCTGGTCCCTGATGGTGAGCACTTCTTGCAGGGTCCGGCCGTCGGGGTCGTCGATTTTCCAGTCTTCGTATCGCTTCCCAGGGTAGATGGGGCAGGCGTCGCCGCAGCCCATTGTGACCACAACGTCTGCTGCGCGAACGACGTCGTCGGTCAAGGGTTTCGGGAATTCGTGTTCGAGATTGATGCCGAGGTCGTTCATGACGGCGGTGACGTTGGGCACGAGGTGCTCGGCGGGCATGGAGCCGGCCGACCGGACGTTGACGGTTTCTCCGGCGTGATGTTTGAGCAGTGCCGCGGCCATTTGGGACCGGCCTGCGTTCTGCACGCAGACGAACAGTACTTCGGGTTTGCCGCTGGGGCGGGTTCCCTGCGAATGGGCCAGGGCGGTGAGCCGGTCATAGGCGAAGTGCCGGGTAATGGAGGGCAGGTAGGTTTTGATCCGGGCGGTCCGGGCCAGAGCGGTGTAGGACTCGAAGACGTAGCGGTCCACCATTTCAGCGGTGAAGACACCGTCGAACTTGGCGGCGAGCTCCCTGCTGATCCTGCCGAGGACGTGCTCTGCGTGGTTGAGGCCGTTGGCCCGAGTGCCGTGTTCGTTATCCATGCTGTTCTCCTTTAGCTCCGATGGTTGCGCGTGCTGGCCGTGGGCTCGCTTCAGGGTGTCGCTGGGGTGGAAGCCGACCGGTTCAGGTGCCGGTGAGTTCGGCGTGGAGCGCCTTCACCCGTTGGCGGATGTCGTCGCGGACGAGGCGCATCCGTTCGATGCCTTCGATGCCGCGTTCGGAGGGCTCGTCAGTGTCCCAGTTCTCGTAGCGCGTGCCATCTGGCGCCGTGATTTTTGCTTCGCTGCCGAGGGTCACGACGACGTCGGCAGCCTGCAGCGCTTCCTCGGTGACGGCTTTCGGCTTTTCGGCGCTGATGTCGATGCCGAGCTCGGCCAGGGATTCGGCCGAGAGCGCGTTGATGGCATTGCCGGGTTTGGTACCGGCCGATTGCACCTCAATGGTTCCGCGGGCGAGATCGCGCATCAAGCCCGCGGCCATCTGGGACTTGCCGCCGTTTTTCACGCAGATGAACAAGACACGGGGTGTGGCGGGCATTTGCTGCTCCTTCTCTGCAGGGCGCCCCTGGGCCGGCCCCGACGACGGGAACTGACCGCTCCCGGCGGTGTGGTCAGGCATGGGTGCTCTCCTCAACGAGTGCGGTGGCGATGCTGTCGCTGTCTTCCAAGGCCGCGAGGTAGCGTTCGGCGTCCAGCGCCGCGGCGCAGCCAGTGCCCGCGGCGGTGATGGCCTGCCGGTAGCGGTGGTCGACGGCGTCGCCGCAGGCGAAGACGCCCGGGAGGTTGGTCACGGTGGTGGGCGCGTCGACCTTGATGTAGCCCTCCTCGTCCAGGTCGACCTGGCCCTTCACCAGTTCGGTCCGGGGCAGGTGTCCGATGGCGACGAAGATCCCGGTCGCCGCCAGCTCACGTGTAGCCCCGGTGACGGTGTCGGTCAGGGTGACGCCGGTGACCTTAGCATCGCCGTGGATGGCGGTCACGGCGCTGTTGTATTCGAACCGGATTTTGTCGTTGTCGCGGGCCCGCTGGGCCATGATCTTTGAAGCGCGCAGGGTGGCGCGGCGGACGACGACGGTGACGGTCTTGCCGAACCGGGTCAAAAAGAGTGCTTCTTCCATGGCGGAGTCGCCGCCGCCGACGACGATGATGTCCTGGTTGCGGAAGAAGAAGCCGTCGCAGGTGGCGCACCAGGACAGGCCATGGCCGGAAAATTTCTTTTCCTCGGGCAGGCCGAGCTCCTTGTAGGCGGAGCCGGTGGAGAGAATCACTGCCTGGGCTTGGTAGCTCTTGCCGGAGCCGGTGGTCACGCGCTTGGAATGTCCGGCGAGTTCGACCTCGGTGACGTCCTCGTACTCGATGACGGCGCCGAAGTTTTCGGCCTGCTTCTGCAGGCTGGCCATCAGGTCCGGGCCCTGGATGCCCTCCGGGAACCCGGGGAAGTTTTCGACTGCGGTGGTGTTCATCAGCGCGCCGCCGGCGGTGACAGACCCGGCCAGGACAAGGGGTTTCAATCCTGCGCGGGCGGCATAGATGGCAGCGGTGTAGCCGGAGGGGCCGGAGCCGATGATGATGAGCTGTTCAGGCATGGGAGGTTCTCTTTCGCGGGGTGTCGGGTTACTTGGCGGGCAGCAGCTCGGAGATGAGCTTTTCGATACGGCCCTTGATGTCGTCGCGGATCGGCCGGACGGAGTCCACGCCCTTGCCGGCCGGGTCTTCCAGCACCCAGTCCTCGTAGCGTTTGCCCGGGAAATACGGGCATTCGTCGCCGCAGCCCATGGTCACCACAACGTCGGAATCCTTGACGGCCTCGGTGGTCAGGACCTTGGGCAGTTCGGCTGAAATGTCGATCCCGTCCTCGCGCATAGCCTCGACGGCGGCGGGGTTGACCTGCTCTGCGGGCTGGGAGCCGGCGGAACGGACTTCAATGGCGCCCGTGGCCAGGTGGGTGAGGTAGGCGGCAGCCATCTGGGAACGTCCCGCATTGTGGACGCAGACGAAGAGGACGGAGGGCTTCCTGGTGGTTTCGGCGCTCATGATCGTGGTACTCCTTAGAGGGTGGTCTGATGTTGGGGCCGGGGCCGACCCGTCACGGCTTTCAGTTGGTGGAGGCCGCGGCCAGGAGCGGGGCGAAGGTCTCCACCCTGCGGCTGAGCTCCTCGAAGGCCCGGTCGAAGGCCTCGGGAGTGCCCGCGCGGACCGGATCCGGGATCGACCAGTGCAGGTCGGCTCCGAGGCCCGGCTCCTCATGGGCCCTGTCGCACACGGTCACGACCAGGTCGCTGTCACAGCGGACATCGCCGACGCGTTGGGGACGCACGCGCGGCAGAGCCAGGTGGTGACGGCCGGCTGCGGCGACGGCACCGGGGGCGATCTCCGCTGCCGGATGGGTTCCGGCCGAGACGGCCGGCACCTCGCTGGCCTGCCGCCACAGGGCCGCAGCCAGGTGCGAGCGGGCGGAATTGGCCGTACAGACGAACAGGACGCGGGCAGCCGGGCGCGGCGCCCCGGGCTGCAGCACATCCAGTGCACTGCGGATGATCTGCAGATAGGAACGCCGCCG
Encoded proteins:
- a CDS encoding low molecular weight phosphatase family protein, with product MPATPRVLFICVKNGGKSQMAAGLMRDLARGTIEVQSAGTKPGNAINALSAESLAELGIDISAEKPKAVTEEALQAADVVVTLGSEAKITAPDGTRYENWDTDEPSERGIEGIERMRLVRDDIRQRVKALHAELTGT
- a CDS encoding three-helix bundle dimerization domain-containing protein, with translation MDNEHGTRANGLNHAEHVLGRISRELAAKFDGVFTAEMVDRYVFESYTALARTARIKTYLPSITRHFAYDRLTALAHSQGTRPSGKPEVLFVCVQNAGRSQMAAALLKHHAGETVNVRSAGSMPAEHLVPNVTAVMNDLGINLEHEFPKPLTDDVVRAADVVVTMGCGDACPIYPGKRYEDWKIDDPDGRTLQEVLTIRDQLDRRVKELFAGLPA
- a CDS encoding arsenate reductase ArsC, translated to MSAETTRKPSVLFVCVHNAGRSQMAAAYLTHLATGAIEVRSAGSQPAEQVNPAAVEAMREDGIDISAELPKVLTTEAVKDSDVVVTMGCGDECPYFPGKRYEDWVLEDPAGKGVDSVRPIRDDIKGRIEKLISELLPAK
- the trxB gene encoding thioredoxin-disulfide reductase, which produces MPEQLIIIGSGPSGYTAAIYAARAGLKPLVLAGSVTAGGALMNTTAVENFPGFPEGIQGPDLMASLQKQAENFGAVIEYEDVTEVELAGHSKRVTTGSGKSYQAQAVILSTGSAYKELGLPEEKKFSGHGLSWCATCDGFFFRNQDIIVVGGGDSAMEEALFLTRFGKTVTVVVRRATLRASKIMAQRARDNDKIRFEYNSAVTAIHGDAKVTGVTLTDTVTGATRELAATGIFVAIGHLPRTELVKGQVDLDEEGYIKVDAPTTVTNLPGVFACGDAVDHRYRQAITAAGTGCAAALDAERYLAALEDSDSIATALVEESTHA
- the merA gene encoding mercury(II) reductase; its protein translation is METNYEFDLAVVGSGGAAMAAAITARQAGKTVVLIERGTVGGTCVNVGCVPSKTLLAAAGTRHAALTNPFPGVPTSAQKADLGSLVSQKDKLIDQLRGAKYADVAKAYGFEIRSGEASFSDAETLAVDGKAVSARSFIIAAGAEPAAPNVAGLTDLDYLTSTTAMELIRLPRSMAIIGGGYVGVEQAQLFAHLGTKVTIIGRIAPSAEPEMVAVLRSVMEQDGITMLEEHAVSVTLKDGRTTVSTASGRNASAEKLLVATGRTARTNGLNLPAAGVATDERGFILVDDSQRTTNPRVFAAGDITGAPQYVYVAAATGKAAATNALRDNLRVPAGRVDYAGLPAVIFSCPQLATAGLTEAEGLAAGYRCECRVMSFEDVPRALVNQDTRGAIKMVAELGTGKVIGVSAIGDHAGEIMLPATYAIKAGMTTRQIADTWAPYLTMSESLRLVAGIFHNEMPTSCCA
- a CDS encoding helix-turn-helix domain-containing protein, with product MEIELTDGLERRAALHAALADPARLRIVDTLLVGDASPSELAGLLSMPSNLLTHHLKVLEGAGLVTRSKSEGDRRRSYLQIIRSALDVLQPGAPRPAARVLFVCTANSARSHLAAALWRQASEVPAVSAGTHPAAEIAPGAVAAAGRHHLALPRVRPQRVGDVRCDSDLVVTVCDRAHEEPGLGADLHWSIPDPVRAGTPEAFDRAFEELSRRVETFAPLLAAASTN
- a CDS encoding MFS transporter; the encoded protein is MKSRTSFTSLMRQQPYRRLWIARTVSQWGDAFNTVALALLVYSLTGTGLGVSGVVIAEIIPVLLLASFAGPLVDRFPRVTVMMAADLVRAALAFSLPFMAGSVFAVYAVAFGLSAGAVFFNPASQSVLPSLVRERDLVAANSGLWTAAVVSQIVLAPLAGVVVAAFGYDWAFWINGASYLASAAVLLRLNVPAGIAPAGRSSWYREAREGLSVLTGHRLLRALAGAQFLGALSAGATGALLVVLAREHLQLGEADYGLLLGAIGVGAAIGPLILSRLTDNPRQAGFVLGPFVLRGIVDAALATAAGLVPAIAALVAYGLGTSTGAVTFNSLLQAETPERLRGRIFATFDMLWQSGRLISLLAGGLIADIFGIRAVFYIGAVLLFAAAWAGWHGLRKDRANRQ
- a CDS encoding MerR family transcriptional regulator encodes the protein MRIGELAAAAGTTAKTLRFYESAGLIPQPRRSPNGYREYSDDMVSRLDFVRRGQSAGLSLAQIAEILHLRDEGRSPCAHVETLLTERLKELDRQISDLLELRETVAKLHESSRSPDSSLCRPDQVCRYI